One segment of Pelotomaculum isophthalicicum JI DNA contains the following:
- the trmFO gene encoding methylenetetrahydrofolate--tRNA-(uracil(54)-C(5))-methyltransferase (FADH(2)-oxidizing) TrmFO — protein sequence MAEQVVTVVGAGLAGAEAAWQLANRGIRVRLYEMRPARQTPVHRTGDFAELVCSNSLRAAALVNAVGLLKEEMRLLGSLIMECAGETRVPAGGALAVDRNTFAGRVTEKLSAHPMVDIYREEIMQVPKDGVVVLSTGPLTAEAMAGSIREFTGEECFYFYDAVAPIVTYESLNMEKIFRSSRYGKGEAAYLNCPMNKEEYEIFWDALVHAGQAPRHEFEKENYFEGCMPVEILAARGNETLLYGPLKPVGLTDPRTGRRPYAVVQLRQDNTEGTLFNLVGFQTSLKWNEQSRVFRLIPGLENAEFARFGVMHRNTFINAPVLLLPTFQSKKRLSLFFAGQITGVEGYVESAASGLMAGINAALLVSGREPVVFPRASAHGSLAYYITNADPSHFQPMNITFGLFPRQDVKIKDKKERYKMIAEKALESIAKFKESVV from the coding sequence ATGGCTGAACAGGTAGTAACCGTTGTCGGAGCGGGTTTGGCCGGCGCCGAGGCAGCCTGGCAATTAGCGAACCGGGGGATAAGAGTCAGGCTGTACGAAATGAGGCCGGCGAGACAAACACCTGTCCATCGCACGGGTGATTTTGCGGAACTGGTTTGCAGCAACTCCTTGCGCGCGGCTGCTCTGGTAAACGCGGTTGGCCTTTTGAAAGAAGAGATGCGCTTGCTTGGCTCTCTCATTATGGAATGCGCCGGAGAAACAAGAGTGCCGGCCGGTGGCGCCCTTGCCGTTGACCGCAATACTTTCGCCGGGCGGGTTACTGAGAAGTTATCCGCGCACCCGATGGTGGACATTTACCGTGAAGAGATAATGCAGGTACCTAAGGATGGGGTGGTTGTCCTGTCCACCGGGCCGCTTACAGCGGAAGCCATGGCGGGGAGCATCAGAGAGTTTACCGGAGAAGAATGTTTCTATTTTTATGATGCTGTCGCTCCAATTGTAACGTATGAATCTTTGAATATGGAGAAGATATTTCGTTCCAGCCGTTATGGAAAGGGAGAGGCGGCCTACCTAAACTGTCCGATGAACAAGGAAGAGTATGAGATCTTTTGGGACGCCTTGGTGCATGCCGGGCAAGCGCCGCGGCATGAATTTGAGAAAGAGAATTATTTTGAAGGATGTATGCCGGTAGAGATTCTGGCGGCGCGCGGTAACGAGACTCTTTTATACGGTCCGCTCAAACCGGTTGGTTTGACCGACCCGCGAACAGGCAGGAGACCTTATGCCGTTGTACAGCTAAGACAGGATAATACTGAAGGAACCTTGTTCAATCTGGTGGGTTTCCAGACATCCCTTAAGTGGAACGAGCAGAGCCGGGTTTTCCGGCTTATTCCCGGACTGGAAAACGCGGAGTTTGCCAGGTTCGGAGTTATGCACAGGAACACATTTATTAACGCTCCGGTATTGTTGTTGCCTACTTTTCAATCTAAAAAACGCCTGTCTCTTTTCTTCGCCGGCCAGATAACCGGTGTGGAAGGGTATGTCGAGTCGGCGGCATCCGGTTTGATGGCGGGTATTAATGCGGCGTTGCTTGTTAGCGGCAGGGAACCGGTTGTTTTCCCCCGCGCGAGCGCGCACGGATCATTGGCATATTATATAACCAACGCTGATCCGTCCCATTTCCAGCCGATGAATATCACTTTTGGTCTTTTCCCCCGGCAAGATGTTAAAATTAAAGATAAAAAAGAACGGTACAAGATGATTGCCGAAAAAGCGCTGGAATCTATCGCGAAATTCAAAGAATCCGTTGTTTGA
- a CDS encoding tyrosine recombinase XerC codes for MYSYIDNFLIYLKIEKNASPKTIDNYQKDLFQGLEFISRQVNKEDFAIHPADLDHRIFRGFLAFSQRKGLSRATIARRLAAWRSFYRYLKREEIVDENPVAKLSNPRLDKRLPRFLYENEAKLLVEAPDLGNPLGMRDRALLETLYAGGLRINELVSLDQGDLDLGAGYVRVMGKRARERLVPLGSQAVNALMRYLKDARLKLLINASGKRTKGAAQINIEKNMSAGKMPLLSLNNAVFLNRWGERLSERGIRKIIDKYVNKVCIDRKISPHTLRHSFATHLLNAGADLRSVQEMLGHISLSSTQIYTHVTGERLKQVYRKAHPRAEE; via the coding sequence GTGTACAGCTATATAGATAATTTTTTAATTTACCTAAAGATAGAAAAAAACGCTTCTCCGAAAACAATTGATAATTACCAGAAAGATTTGTTTCAAGGTTTGGAGTTTATTTCTCGTCAGGTAAATAAAGAAGATTTCGCTATCCATCCGGCGGATCTGGACCACCGGATTTTTCGCGGCTTTTTGGCTTTCTCGCAAAGAAAGGGCCTCTCGCGGGCTACCATAGCCAGACGGCTGGCGGCGTGGCGGTCGTTTTACCGCTACTTGAAGAGAGAGGAAATTGTAGACGAAAACCCTGTGGCAAAGTTGTCTAACCCGCGGTTGGATAAGCGCTTGCCTCGTTTTTTGTATGAAAACGAGGCAAAACTGCTGGTGGAAGCGCCTGATTTGGGAAATCCCCTGGGGATGCGTGACCGGGCGCTCCTGGAAACTTTGTATGCTGGAGGGTTGCGGATTAACGAACTGGTATCACTCGATCAGGGTGATCTCGATCTTGGCGCGGGGTACGTCCGGGTGATGGGTAAGAGAGCGCGTGAGAGACTGGTGCCGTTGGGCTCTCAAGCGGTAAACGCTTTGATGCGTTACTTAAAGGATGCCCGTCTTAAATTATTGATTAACGCTTCCGGGAAGAGGACGAAAGGTGCGGCTCAAATTAACATTGAAAAAAACATGTCTGCGGGTAAAATGCCGCTCTTATCTTTAAATAATGCTGTTTTTCTTAACCGGTGGGGTGAAAGGTTATCAGAGCGGGGAATTCGTAAAATAATTGACAAATACGTAAATAAAGTCTGTATTGATAGGAAAATAAGCCCGCACACGCTCCGCCATTCTTTCGCCACTCATTTGTTGAACGCCGGGGCGGATCTTCGTTCGGTTCAGGAAATGCTTGGCCATATCAGCCTATCCAGTACACAGATATATACACATGTTACCGGTGAAAGGTTAAAGCAGGTTTATAGAAAGGCTCATCCGAGGGCGGAGGAGTGA
- the hslV gene encoding ATP-dependent protease subunit HslV, producing the protein MFHATTIVAIKKEGKVAVAGDGQVTFGQNTVMKKSAKKIRRLYKDKVVAGFAGSVADAFTLFEKFEGRLEEYHGNLQRAAVELAKEWRTDKILRRLEALLIVASKDDLLIISGGGEIIEPDDGVAAIGSGGPYALAAARALIRHTQMGAGEVAREALSIAADICVYTNDNIIVEEV; encoded by the coding sequence ATGTTTCACGCTACGACAATAGTTGCGATAAAAAAAGAAGGGAAAGTGGCTGTTGCCGGTGACGGACAAGTTACTTTCGGCCAGAATACGGTTATGAAAAAAAGCGCCAAGAAAATAAGGCGGCTTTATAAAGATAAAGTTGTGGCTGGATTCGCCGGATCTGTCGCGGATGCCTTTACTTTATTTGAAAAGTTTGAGGGGAGGCTGGAGGAATACCACGGCAACTTGCAGCGGGCAGCTGTTGAGTTGGCGAAGGAATGGCGTACTGATAAAATTTTGCGCCGTCTGGAAGCGCTTTTGATCGTAGCCAGCAAGGATGACTTGTTGATCATATCCGGGGGGGGCGAGATAATCGAACCTGATGACGGCGTAGCGGCCATCGGTTCCGGTGGGCCTTACGCGTTGGCTGCGGCGCGCGCTCTAATCAGGCATACTCAGATGGGCGCCGGTGAAGTTGCCAGAGAAGCACTGTCTATAGCCGCTGATATTTGTGTGTATACCAATGACAATATCATTGTTGAAGAAGTATAA
- the hslU gene encoding ATP-dependent protease ATPase subunit HslU yields MEELTPRRIVEELDKYIVGQGKAKKAVAVALRNRYRRKKLPEDFRDEVIPKNILMIGPTGVGKTEIARRLAKLVKAPFVKVEATKFTEVGYVGRDVESMIRDLVETAIRMVKQDKLKEVESKAIAIAEEKIIELLAPYPVQETPPRNPLEMLFGAAKPNEQSDSSQDQRFKRIDFERDMLKEKLAKGQLENEYLEIEVEDNKPPMVEVFTGSGMEEMGVNIQDMLGGFLPKKKHKRKVTVQDARKILVQQEAQKLIDMDEVTTQSIKRVEDDGIVFLDEIDKIAGREGYGPDVSRGGVQRDILPIVEGSTVVTKYGPVKTDHILFIASGAFHISKPSDLIPELQGRFPIRVELESLTCEDFQQILTEPRNALIKQYTELLATEGLSVKFSKNSLEEIAKIAYTVNEQTENIGARRLHTILEKLLEDLSFEAPELSDKIIEIDRQQVVEKLEDVVKNEDLSRYIL; encoded by the coding sequence ATGGAAGAGCTAACGCCGCGTCGCATTGTTGAGGAACTTGATAAATACATCGTCGGCCAGGGAAAGGCTAAAAAAGCTGTAGCCGTGGCCTTGCGTAACCGCTACCGGCGTAAAAAGTTACCTGAAGATTTTAGAGACGAAGTGATCCCAAAAAATATCTTAATGATTGGTCCGACCGGTGTCGGTAAGACCGAAATCGCCCGCCGCCTGGCCAAGCTGGTAAAGGCTCCTTTTGTCAAAGTGGAAGCGACGAAGTTTACAGAGGTGGGTTATGTCGGCAGGGATGTCGAAAGTATGATCAGGGACCTTGTGGAAACAGCGATTAGAATGGTCAAACAGGATAAACTGAAGGAAGTAGAGAGTAAAGCCATAGCGATTGCCGAAGAAAAAATTATTGAACTGCTGGCGCCATATCCGGTGCAGGAAACTCCTCCGCGCAATCCGTTGGAAATGCTTTTTGGCGCCGCAAAGCCAAATGAACAGAGCGACAGCAGCCAGGACCAAAGGTTTAAACGGATCGATTTTGAAAGAGATATGTTAAAGGAAAAGCTGGCAAAAGGCCAACTGGAAAATGAGTATCTAGAGATTGAAGTGGAAGATAACAAACCTCCCATGGTCGAAGTGTTTACAGGTTCGGGTATGGAGGAAATGGGAGTTAATATTCAGGATATGCTCGGTGGTTTTTTGCCGAAGAAGAAACACAAACGTAAAGTAACCGTGCAGGATGCAAGAAAGATTCTGGTCCAACAGGAAGCGCAAAAATTGATTGACATGGATGAGGTAACGACACAGTCAATAAAACGGGTGGAAGATGATGGAATTGTTTTCCTGGATGAGATCGACAAGATTGCCGGTAGGGAAGGATATGGGCCAGATGTATCCAGAGGCGGGGTGCAGCGTGACATACTGCCGATTGTTGAAGGTTCCACTGTTGTAACAAAATACGGGCCGGTTAAAACCGACCACATTTTGTTTATTGCCTCGGGAGCTTTTCATATTTCCAAGCCATCGGACTTGATTCCGGAACTTCAGGGGCGTTTCCCGATCCGTGTTGAACTTGAGAGCCTCACTTGCGAGGATTTTCAACAGATTTTGACGGAACCCAGAAACGCGCTAATTAAGCAATATACTGAATTATTGGCTACAGAAGGATTGTCGGTTAAATTTTCAAAAAATTCACTTGAAGAAATCGCAAAAATAGCTTATACTGTTAATGAACAAACAGAGAACATTGGAGCACGCCGCTTGCATACAATCTTGGAAAAACTATTAGAAGATCTGTCTTTTGAAGCGCCTGAACTCAGTGATAAGATTATCGAAATAGATCGCCAACAAGTTGTAGAAAAATTAGAAGATGTGGTTAAAAATGAGGATTTGAGTCGGTATATTTTGTAA
- the codY gene encoding GTP-sensing pleiotropic transcriptional regulator CodY, producing the protein MHNLLAKTRAINNLVLKSVGHAVDFNIVSSVLSKHIEASIYILDQRGKVLGYSYLEDWVCDIMREIVEGRGGFPEEYNENLMKINETTANFSQVGNACVFSEKPCRFNNKITTMVPIAGPGSRLGTLVLARFGSYFTDEDLILGEYAATVVALEILRSRAKKIEEDARSRAAVQIALATLSYSELDAIQNIFEQLGGDEGLLVASKIADRVGITRSVIVNALRKFESAGVIESKSLGMKGTYIRVLNDHLLEELEKLSAMKK; encoded by the coding sequence ATGCATAACTTGCTCGCCAAAACACGCGCTATCAATAATCTGGTTTTGAAGTCAGTAGGGCATGCCGTAGATTTTAATATTGTGTCAAGTGTTCTCAGTAAACATATTGAGGCAAGTATTTACATACTTGATCAACGTGGCAAAGTACTGGGATACTCTTACCTCGAGGATTGGGTTTGCGACATAATGAGAGAGATTGTTGAAGGCCGCGGTGGGTTCCCTGAAGAGTATAATGAGAATTTAATGAAAATAAATGAGACTACCGCTAACTTCAGCCAGGTGGGCAATGCATGTGTTTTTAGTGAAAAACCGTGCCGCTTTAATAATAAAATCACTACCATGGTGCCAATCGCCGGCCCTGGTTCCCGCCTAGGCACCCTGGTGCTGGCTAGATTCGGCAGCTACTTTACAGATGAGGACCTTATTTTAGGGGAGTACGCTGCAACTGTGGTGGCTTTGGAAATACTCCGGTCACGGGCTAAAAAGATTGAGGAGGACGCCCGTAGTCGCGCGGCCGTGCAAATTGCCTTGGCCACTTTGTCTTATTCCGAATTGGATGCCATCCAGAATATTTTCGAGCAGCTCGGCGGGGATGAAGGATTGCTGGTGGCCAGTAAAATAGCCGACCGGGTAGGCATCACCAGGTCTGTTATAGTGAATGCCTTGCGCAAGTTTGAAAGCGCGGGCGTTATTGAGTCTAAGTCTCTTGGCATGAAAGGCACATATATCCGTGTTCTGAACGATCACCTGCTGGAAGAATTGGAAAAGCTCAGCGCTATGAAAAAATAA
- the rpsB gene encoding 30S ribosomal protein S2 has protein sequence MGVISMKQLLEAGVHFGHQTRRWNPKMAPYIFTDRNGIYIIDLQKTVKKVEDAYNFVKQLSLEGDSILFVGTKKQAQESVREEAERCGMFYVNQRWLGGMLTNFQTIRRRIDRLHELENKEANGTLEVLPKKEVAQLMHEKEKLQKFLGGIKDMRRLPGALFVVDPRKERIAVAEARKLGIPIVAIVDTNCDPDEVDYIIPGNDDAIRAVRLLTGKMAEAVLEGKQGEQLAE, from the coding sequence ATGGGTGTAATATCTATGAAGCAGCTATTGGAAGCGGGTGTTCACTTCGGGCATCAAACCAGGCGCTGGAATCCTAAAATGGCTCCTTATATTTTTACAGACCGTAATGGTATCTATATCATAGATTTGCAGAAAACGGTTAAAAAGGTCGAGGATGCTTATAATTTTGTCAAACAACTTTCTCTTGAAGGCGATTCCATTCTTTTTGTCGGTACAAAAAAGCAAGCCCAGGAGTCGGTGCGGGAAGAAGCGGAACGATGCGGCATGTTTTATGTAAATCAACGCTGGCTTGGGGGTATGCTCACTAATTTCCAGACGATCAGGCGCAGGATTGACCGCCTGCATGAACTGGAGAATAAGGAAGCTAACGGGACACTGGAAGTTCTCCCCAAGAAAGAAGTAGCCCAATTAATGCATGAGAAGGAAAAATTGCAAAAGTTTTTAGGTGGCATTAAAGATATGCGACGGCTGCCGGGAGCGTTGTTCGTCGTAGATCCCCGCAAGGAGCGTATTGCCGTTGCGGAGGCGCGCAAGCTAGGTATCCCTATTGTTGCCATTGTGGATACCAACTGCGACCCTGATGAAGTGGATTATATCATACCGGGAAACGATGATGCAATCAGGGCGGTTCGCCTCTTAACCGGTAAAATGGCTGAGGCTGTTCTCGAAGGCAAGCAGGGAGAACAACTAGCGGAATAA
- the tsf gene encoding translation elongation factor Ts codes for MSAISANLVKELRERTGAGMMDCKKALTETNGDIEKAADYLREKGLAAAAKKAGRIAAEGLVESYIHGAGRIGVLVEVNCETDFVAKTDEFRNFVREIAMQVAAAKPEYVNKDDVPADVLEKERSILRAQALNEGKPEKIVDKMVTGRIEKYYKEVCLMEQPFIKDPDVTIKKLLTEKIAKIGENISIRRFTRYELGEGLQKRQNDLAAEVEAATRNAGK; via the coding sequence ATGTCTGCTATATCAGCCAATTTGGTGAAAGAACTTCGGGAGCGTACCGGTGCTGGAATGATGGACTGCAAAAAAGCCCTCACTGAAACGAACGGTGACATTGAAAAAGCCGCCGATTATCTGAGGGAAAAAGGGTTGGCGGCTGCCGCGAAGAAAGCCGGCCGTATTGCCGCGGAGGGTTTGGTTGAATCTTACATACATGGAGCCGGAAGAATTGGCGTCTTGGTTGAAGTGAATTGTGAAACCGATTTTGTAGCCAAGACTGATGAATTTAGAAATTTTGTCAGGGAGATAGCGATGCAAGTTGCCGCCGCTAAACCTGAATACGTTAATAAAGATGATGTACCGGCGGATGTGCTGGAAAAAGAGCGTTCAATACTTCGCGCCCAGGCTTTGAATGAAGGCAAACCGGAAAAAATAGTTGACAAGATGGTGACTGGGCGTATAGAAAAGTATTATAAAGAAGTATGTCTGATGGAGCAACCTTTTATTAAGGATCCGGATGTTACTATTAAAAAATTATTAACAGAAAAAATTGCAAAAATTGGTGAGAATATTAGCATCAGACGTTTTACCCGCTATGAACTGGGCGAGGGACTTCAGAAAAGACAAAATGATCTCGCCGCTGAAGTGGAAGCGGCTACTCGAA